From one Gemmatimonadales bacterium genomic stretch:
- a CDS encoding AAA family ATPase has protein sequence MKLTRLELSGFKSFADTVTLTFEEGVTAIVGPNGCGKSNVSDAVRWVLGEQSARLLRGGKMEDVIFQGSTARRPVNVTEVSLYLDNSEGDLPIAYREVVVTRRLSRSGQSDYLLNGSPVRLRDIQDLLRGTGLGSDAGVVIEAKMIDLLLSDRADERRSLFEEAAGIGLYRDRKHSTERRLEETAVDLQRVEDLIAEVQSQIRSLARQRGKAERHGKLTEEKFSVQLTLARRQLDRLSEEAAGMEARFAQLTELLPAGRERLAQAEHRREEGARARGGAEANRTEIARRLSAIQVELGKLDGDLALAAERLANATARRLRAQEERSVMELRVQQALVERDAALADRDAASVEHQRIRQELTDRAHAEEEVRRRLGEQRNLVRQWEQELQTLAQSLRSLEGERAALEGELASLRERAAQAAAHRASLQVELANAQRQRDQGIERAGFLSHEAKRSAAEAERARHAVAEAREQEAMNRSHRRQAEEALAQMTARRHALEELERDRVGLAPAAAALLDARTRFDGGVLGPLSDFVSTGRDDAELTERLLGDWMHAVLVRDDAAVKAIQDWHAEQQPGALVLLPLDPGPQMASDGQPLDARLRVDGPALGWVRAALAGSVVLDTTGRVLRRASGAIFLSGAATPSGPLRRRAELASLALEVERGTSTVQATEATLQSTVERLAERERTLASVTAAAEQAREAERQAVAVREDAVRLVGNLTREADGSEAQLARVTERLTDCERRMAEIDAALVEGDLSRGRLDEALGAGRTRLADLETEQELAREQRAHWQVQEAHVGGGLRSAEERLQRAAAAGTEADNAVLRLSGELSQLEADSGALASQQAAWRESRAERQLAFQEVETATAAAETDLTRADAALAAAERNVTAARSTLESVQEESHRLQVQLTEASGARRSIVERIEAEWHRPLDQLLDGAALLDLDLETLETEAARILGALEGIGPVNALAVEEHAEEVKRLEFLTSQRDDLVGARQSLIQAIREIDGTARSMFLETFTAVQANFTTVFQTLFGGGECELLLANPADPLESEIDIHAAPRGKRTQRIHLLSSGERTLVAVSLLFSIYLTKPSPFCLMDEVDAPLDDANVGRFTRLLDEFKAGTQFLVITHNPRTMQAADAVYGVTMQEPGVSTIVGVRLGEAEHVA, from the coding sequence ATGAAGCTCACCCGGCTGGAGCTCTCCGGCTTCAAGTCTTTCGCCGATACCGTCACCCTGACCTTCGAGGAGGGGGTGACCGCGATCGTGGGGCCGAACGGATGCGGCAAGTCGAACGTCTCCGACGCGGTCCGCTGGGTGCTGGGAGAGCAATCCGCCCGGCTGCTGCGCGGCGGCAAGATGGAAGACGTCATCTTCCAGGGCTCCACCGCCCGACGTCCGGTGAACGTCACCGAGGTATCGCTCTACCTCGACAACAGCGAGGGGGACCTGCCGATCGCGTACCGCGAGGTGGTGGTCACCCGGCGGCTCTCTCGTTCGGGCCAGAGCGATTACCTGCTCAACGGCTCTCCGGTCCGGCTCCGCGACATCCAGGACCTCCTGCGGGGCACCGGTCTGGGGAGTGACGCGGGCGTGGTCATCGAGGCCAAGATGATCGACCTGCTGCTCTCCGACCGGGCGGACGAGCGCCGCTCCCTGTTCGAGGAGGCGGCCGGCATCGGGCTCTACCGCGACCGGAAGCACAGCACCGAGCGGCGGCTGGAAGAGACCGCGGTCGACCTCCAGCGAGTGGAAGACCTGATCGCCGAGGTGCAGTCCCAGATCCGCAGCCTGGCGCGTCAGCGCGGCAAGGCCGAACGCCACGGCAAGCTGACCGAGGAGAAGTTCTCGGTGCAGCTCACCCTCGCGCGCCGGCAGCTCGACCGGCTGAGCGAAGAGGCCGCCGGCATGGAGGCGCGGTTCGCCCAGCTGACCGAGCTGTTGCCCGCCGGACGCGAGCGCCTCGCCCAGGCGGAGCACCGGCGGGAGGAGGGCGCGCGAGCCCGAGGGGGGGCGGAGGCCAACCGGACAGAGATCGCGCGCCGCTTGTCCGCCATCCAGGTCGAGCTGGGCAAGCTGGACGGAGATCTCGCTCTCGCGGCCGAGCGCCTGGCCAACGCCACCGCACGCCGGCTTCGCGCGCAGGAGGAGCGGAGCGTGATGGAGCTCCGGGTCCAGCAGGCGCTGGTGGAGCGTGACGCGGCGCTGGCCGACCGGGATGCGGCGTCGGTGGAGCACCAGCGGATCCGTCAGGAGCTCACCGACCGCGCCCACGCCGAGGAGGAGGTCCGCCGCCGGCTGGGCGAGCAGCGCAATCTGGTCCGTCAATGGGAGCAGGAGCTGCAGACGCTGGCCCAGAGCCTCCGCTCGCTGGAGGGGGAGCGGGCCGCGCTGGAAGGCGAGTTGGCGTCGCTGCGTGAGCGCGCCGCCCAGGCCGCCGCGCACCGCGCCAGCCTGCAGGTAGAGCTGGCCAACGCCCAGCGCCAACGCGACCAGGGGATCGAGCGCGCTGGATTTCTCAGCCACGAGGCCAAGCGCTCCGCCGCGGAGGCCGAACGGGCTCGCCACGCGGTGGCGGAGGCGCGGGAGCAGGAGGCGATGAATCGGTCGCACCGGCGCCAGGCGGAGGAGGCGCTGGCCCAGATGACGGCCCGGCGCCACGCACTGGAGGAGCTGGAGCGGGACCGGGTGGGGCTCGCCCCGGCTGCGGCCGCGCTGCTCGACGCCCGAACCCGATTCGACGGCGGTGTGCTCGGACCGTTGAGCGATTTCGTCAGCACCGGCAGGGACGACGCCGAGCTGACCGAGCGGCTCCTGGGCGACTGGATGCATGCGGTGCTGGTGCGCGATGATGCGGCCGTCAAGGCGATTCAGGACTGGCACGCCGAGCAGCAGCCGGGAGCCCTGGTTCTGCTCCCGCTCGACCCCGGTCCCCAGATGGCCTCGGATGGCCAGCCGCTGGACGCTCGATTGCGGGTGGACGGGCCGGCCCTGGGCTGGGTCCGCGCGGCGCTCGCCGGGTCGGTGGTGCTGGATACCACGGGACGGGTACTCCGTCGGGCCAGCGGGGCCATCTTCCTGAGCGGCGCCGCCACCCCCTCGGGACCGCTGCGCCGGCGCGCGGAGCTCGCATCGCTGGCGCTCGAGGTGGAGCGGGGCACGAGCACGGTCCAGGCCACCGAGGCAACCCTCCAGAGCACGGTGGAGCGCCTGGCCGAGCGGGAGCGGACGCTGGCCAGCGTCACCGCGGCGGCCGAGCAGGCCCGCGAGGCCGAGCGCCAGGCTGTGGCCGTCCGAGAGGATGCTGTCCGCCTGGTGGGGAATCTCACTCGCGAGGCCGATGGCTCCGAGGCCCAGCTCGCCCGAGTGACCGAGCGGCTCACAGATTGCGAGCGGCGCATGGCCGAGATCGATGCCGCGCTGGTGGAGGGCGATCTGTCGCGCGGGCGCCTGGACGAAGCCCTCGGCGCCGGCCGCACCCGGCTGGCGGACCTGGAGACAGAGCAGGAGCTCGCCCGCGAGCAGCGGGCCCACTGGCAGGTCCAGGAGGCGCACGTCGGAGGCGGGCTCCGCTCGGCGGAGGAGCGCCTGCAGCGGGCCGCCGCCGCCGGCACCGAGGCCGACAACGCGGTGCTGCGGCTGAGCGGCGAGCTCAGCCAGCTGGAGGCGGACAGCGGAGCGCTCGCGAGTCAGCAGGCCGCCTGGCGAGAGTCGCGGGCCGAGCGGCAGCTCGCGTTCCAGGAGGTGGAAACCGCCACCGCAGCGGCGGAGACCGACCTGACCCGGGCCGACGCCGCCCTGGCGGCGGCGGAGCGCAACGTGACGGCCGCACGGAGCACGCTGGAGAGCGTGCAGGAGGAGAGCCACCGGCTGCAGGTCCAGCTCACCGAAGCGAGCGGCGCACGGCGCAGCATCGTCGAGCGGATCGAGGCCGAGTGGCACCGGCCGCTCGACCAGCTGCTGGACGGTGCCGCGCTGCTGGACCTCGACCTCGAGACGCTGGAGACCGAGGCCGCCCGCATTCTGGGCGCCCTCGAGGGAATCGGGCCGGTCAATGCGCTGGCCGTCGAAGAGCACGCCGAGGAGGTGAAGCGTCTGGAGTTTCTCACCTCGCAGCGCGACGACCTGGTCGGCGCACGGCAGTCGCTCATCCAGGCCATCCGGGAGATCGACGGGACCGCCCGCAGCATGTTCCTGGAGACCTTCACCGCGGTGCAGGCCAATTTCACCACGGTCTTCCAGACGCTCTTCGGCGGCGGTGAATGCGAGCTGCTCCTGGCCAACCCCGCCGACCCGCTGGAGAGCGAGATCGACATTCACGCGGCGCCCCGAGGCAAGCGGACCCAGCGGATCCATCTCCTGTCCTCCGGCGAGCGGACCCTGGTGGCCGTGTCGCTCCTGTTCAGCATCTATCTCACCAAGCCGAGCCCCTTCTGCCTGATGGACGAGGTGGACGCCCCGCTGGACGACGCCAACGTGGGGCGCTTCACCCGGCTGCTGGACGAATTCAAGGCCGGCACGCAGTTCCTGGTCATCACCCACAACCCGCGCACGATGCAGGCGGCGGATGCGGTCTATGGGGTGACTATGCAGGAGCCCGGCGTATCCACCATCGTGGGGGTGCGGTTGGGTGAGGCGGAGCACGTCGCGTAA
- the aroF gene encoding 3-deoxy-7-phosphoheptulonate synthase yields the protein MLIVMRHGAAEEEIQRVVATIEEMGYQARPMPGKQRTSVGLVGNDGRVDGSRLAALPGVQEIIHVTKPYKQVSREWKAEPTIVRLAGGLSVGGEDVVVMAGPCSVESERQIIEAARAVREAGATVLRAGAFKPRSSPYAFQGLGAVGLRLLAKAREESGLLIVTEAMDAEGLDQVVEVADLVQVGARNMQNYSLLKHAGRCGKPILLKRGLSATVQELLLSAEYILAEGNTQVILCERGIRSFDQATRNLFDLSAIPVVHGLSHLPIVADPSHGTGHRDMVIPMARAAVAAGADGLLVEVHPYPDRALSDGAQSLYPEQFERLMKEVRLIAEAIGRRVAEPAAARA from the coding sequence ATGCTAATCGTGATGCGCCACGGCGCGGCCGAAGAGGAGATCCAGCGGGTGGTGGCCACCATCGAGGAGATGGGCTACCAGGCGCGGCCGATGCCTGGGAAGCAGCGCACCTCCGTCGGGCTGGTCGGCAACGACGGGCGGGTGGACGGGTCCCGGCTGGCGGCGCTCCCCGGCGTGCAGGAGATCATCCACGTCACCAAGCCGTACAAGCAGGTTTCCCGCGAGTGGAAGGCGGAGCCGACCATCGTGCGGTTGGCCGGCGGACTCTCGGTGGGCGGCGAGGACGTCGTCGTCATGGCGGGGCCCTGCTCGGTCGAGAGCGAGCGGCAGATCATCGAGGCCGCCCGGGCCGTGCGGGAAGCCGGGGCGACGGTGCTCCGGGCCGGCGCCTTCAAGCCGCGCAGCTCACCCTACGCCTTTCAGGGACTCGGGGCCGTCGGCCTCCGCCTCCTGGCCAAGGCCCGGGAGGAGAGCGGACTGCTCATCGTGACCGAGGCGATGGACGCCGAGGGGCTCGACCAGGTGGTCGAGGTGGCCGACCTCGTGCAAGTGGGGGCGCGAAACATGCAGAACTACTCCCTGCTCAAGCACGCCGGCCGCTGCGGCAAGCCGATCCTGCTCAAGCGGGGCCTTTCCGCCACCGTCCAGGAGCTGCTGCTCTCGGCCGAGTACATTCTGGCGGAGGGCAACACCCAGGTGATTCTCTGCGAGCGCGGCATCCGAAGCTTCGACCAGGCCACCCGCAACCTCTTCGACCTGAGCGCCATCCCGGTGGTGCACGGGCTATCGCACCTGCCGATCGTCGCCGACCCGAGCCACGGCACCGGCCATCGCGACATGGTCATACCCATGGCGCGGGCGGCCGTCGCGGCGGGGGCCGACGGTCTGCTGGTCGAGGTGCACCCCTATCCCGACCGGGCCCTCTCCGACGGCGCGCAGAGCCTCTACCCCGAGCAGTTCGAGCGATTGATGAAGGAAGTTCGCCTGATCGCCGAAGCCATCGGACGCCGGGTCGCCGAGCCGGCAGCGGCTCGGGCCTGA
- a CDS encoding outer membrane lipoprotein carrier protein LolA, with product MLRLLLLVGCLTAAPPLCSAGLVAQDAQAIVGRSSRVYRSLSSLKADFVQVIDNPMIDSAESRGVLAQAGADKLSMRFSDPPGEAIVIDGQHVWVYTPSTTPGQVLRLAVPSGGPVYGYNMLAWLLDRPAERYQASYVRTDKLNGRAMDVVALVPAVPDLPFERAVVWLDREDALPRRLEISERSGSTRILTLSRVQVNRPVPDRTFTFEVPPGARVVDQ from the coding sequence ATGCTGCGGCTCCTGCTCCTGGTCGGCTGCCTCACGGCTGCGCCGCCGCTGTGCTCCGCCGGGTTGGTCGCCCAGGATGCCCAGGCGATCGTCGGCCGCTCCTCGCGGGTGTACCGCTCGCTCAGCAGTCTCAAGGCCGACTTTGTCCAGGTGATCGACAACCCCATGATCGACAGCGCCGAGAGCCGGGGCGTCCTGGCGCAGGCGGGGGCCGACAAGCTCTCGATGCGCTTCAGCGATCCCCCGGGCGAGGCCATCGTCATCGACGGACAGCACGTCTGGGTCTACACTCCCAGCACCACGCCGGGACAGGTGCTGCGTCTGGCGGTGCCGAGCGGAGGGCCGGTCTATGGCTACAACATGCTGGCCTGGCTGCTCGACCGTCCGGCGGAACGCTATCAGGCCTCGTATGTCCGGACCGACAAGCTGAACGGGCGGGCGATGGACGTCGTGGCGCTGGTGCCCGCGGTGCCCGACCTTCCGTTCGAGCGGGCCGTCGTCTGGCTCGACCGGGAGGACGCCCTGCCCCGCCGCCTCGAGATCAGCGAGCGCAGCGGCTCCACTCGGATCCTGACGCTTTCCAGGGTCCAGGTGAATCGGCCGGTCCCGGACCGCACCTTCACCTTCGAGGTGCCGCCCGGGGCCCGGGTAGTGGATCAATGA
- a CDS encoding S41 family peptidase → MSRPWAVSALLAMLVCFSGGWLLQRRLGAGNDVYQQARLFETVLAHVRDYHVDSVPESELYHRATDGLLTELHDPYAALLEGKDYTSLQERTTGDYAGIGLQVDARNGWITVMAAMPSTPAERLGIRAGDQLVEVDGVSAAGWTLERAVQALRGPVGSPIEVAVLRDGSAAPLRIRLNRERIHQRAVSDGVLLGGGIGYLSLTMVRDHCAAELEQEITRLVGEGMKSLVLDLRSNPGGVRDEAVAAADLFLDPPQGILVSRGRAPGDNHVWRDGAPQRWRGLPIVVMVNRGTASASEIIAGALQDHDRALVVGDTTYGKGIVQTVFPLGPEVALRMTTARWYTPSGRSIQGALLDSAMGAAHAPAVQVGFQSDEGRVLPGGGGIVPDVRLQPDTLSSAEQLFARALEGQVPAFRDVLTAYALDLRRSPDVRSEAFEVTRAMRQELRRRLQQRGVVIPDSLYGGSESLLDQQLAYEIIRYRFGPAAESRRRVADDRQIRQALLLLRNAPTPQALLGMATIPAPAH, encoded by the coding sequence ATGTCCCGACCCTGGGCTGTTTCCGCACTCCTTGCCATGCTCGTGTGCTTCAGCGGCGGCTGGCTTCTCCAACGCCGCCTGGGCGCAGGGAACGATGTCTATCAGCAGGCGCGCCTCTTCGAGACCGTCCTGGCCCACGTGCGGGACTATCACGTCGACAGCGTGCCCGAATCCGAACTCTATCACCGGGCCACCGACGGTTTGCTCACCGAGCTGCACGACCCTTACGCCGCGTTGCTCGAAGGCAAGGACTACACCAGCCTGCAGGAGCGGACCACGGGAGATTACGCCGGCATCGGCCTGCAGGTGGACGCCCGGAATGGCTGGATCACCGTGATGGCCGCGATGCCCAGCACGCCCGCGGAGCGGCTCGGCATCCGAGCGGGAGATCAACTGGTCGAGGTCGACGGTGTATCGGCGGCTGGCTGGACGCTCGAACGCGCGGTGCAGGCGCTGCGTGGACCGGTCGGCAGCCCCATCGAAGTCGCGGTGCTCCGGGACGGCTCCGCGGCGCCGCTCCGCATCCGCCTCAATCGCGAGCGGATCCACCAGCGCGCCGTGTCCGACGGCGTCCTGCTGGGCGGCGGGATCGGCTATCTCAGCCTGACCATGGTCCGGGATCATTGCGCGGCAGAGCTGGAGCAGGAGATCACCCGGCTGGTCGGCGAGGGAATGAAATCCCTGGTGCTCGATCTCCGGTCCAATCCAGGTGGGGTGCGAGACGAAGCAGTGGCGGCGGCCGATCTCTTTCTCGACCCGCCGCAAGGGATTCTGGTGAGCCGCGGCCGCGCCCCGGGGGACAACCACGTCTGGCGGGACGGCGCGCCCCAGCGCTGGCGCGGCCTGCCGATCGTGGTCATGGTGAATCGGGGAACAGCGAGCGCCAGCGAGATCATCGCGGGAGCGCTGCAGGACCACGACCGCGCGCTGGTGGTCGGCGATACGACCTATGGCAAGGGGATCGTGCAGACCGTCTTTCCGCTGGGACCCGAGGTGGCCCTGCGGATGACCACTGCCCGCTGGTACACCCCGAGCGGCCGTTCGATTCAAGGAGCCCTGCTCGACTCGGCGATGGGCGCGGCACACGCGCCCGCGGTGCAGGTGGGATTCCAATCGGATGAGGGCCGAGTGCTTCCGGGTGGCGGAGGCATCGTTCCCGACGTGCGCCTGCAGCCCGATACCCTCAGCTCGGCGGAGCAGCTCTTCGCCCGGGCTCTGGAAGGGCAGGTCCCGGCGTTTCGTGATGTGCTCACCGCCTATGCGCTGGACCTGCGGCGCTCGCCCGACGTGCGGTCCGAGGCGTTCGAGGTCACTCGCGCGATGCGGCAGGAGCTGCGGCGGAGACTGCAACAGCGTGGGGTGGTCATCCCGGACAGCCTCTACGGCGGTAGCGAATCGCTGCTCGACCAGCAGCTCGCCTACGAGATCATCCGCTACCGCTTCGGGCCGGCCGCCGAGAGCCGCCGGCGCGTGGCCGACGACCGGCAGATCCGGCAGGCCCTGCTGCTGCTGCGGAACGCCCCGACGCCCCAGGCTCTCCTAGGGATGGCCACGATTCCGGCACCGGCTCATTGA
- a CDS encoding Rossmann-like and DUF2520 domain-containing protein, whose translation MERQHVVIIGAGRMGQGLALALSAAGADVALFSRRSRSLVPPLALHPGPRAGQVRAAELVLLATPDDVIPHAAAELADEGAVGRPQVVLHLSGLLDRRALRSLDATGAALGSFHPLQTIVEPSTAARRLAGCYAGIEGDARALAAGTRLAGDLRMHPVVLATDRKAGYHAGAVFAANYTVVLAGIAEHLAREAGVPPEIAGRLYLPLMRGAVSNLDLGPVAALTGPIRRGDLGTIRAHLAALPPADRQLYRGLGVAALRLARQAGLDAASARKVEQILTDQDDPETFSPGHP comes from the coding sequence GTGGAGCGACAGCACGTGGTGATCATCGGCGCGGGCCGGATGGGCCAGGGGCTGGCACTGGCCCTCTCGGCAGCAGGCGCCGACGTCGCGCTGTTCTCCCGCCGGTCACGGTCGCTGGTTCCACCATTGGCCCTCCATCCGGGCCCCCGCGCGGGGCAGGTCCGAGCCGCCGAGCTGGTGCTGCTCGCCACGCCCGACGACGTCATTCCGCACGCGGCCGCGGAGCTGGCGGACGAAGGTGCGGTGGGCCGGCCTCAGGTGGTGCTCCATCTCTCCGGTCTCCTCGATCGTCGCGCCCTGCGTTCGCTCGACGCGACCGGCGCGGCGCTGGGATCGTTCCACCCGCTGCAGACGATCGTCGAGCCCTCCACCGCGGCCCGGCGGCTGGCCGGCTGCTATGCCGGAATCGAAGGCGATGCCCGCGCGCTCGCCGCGGGAACCCGGCTCGCCGGCGATCTTCGGATGCACCCGGTGGTGCTCGCCACGGATCGGAAGGCCGGCTACCACGCCGGGGCGGTCTTCGCCGCCAATTATACCGTCGTGCTCGCCGGTATCGCCGAGCACCTCGCACGCGAGGCCGGAGTTCCTCCGGAGATCGCCGGCCGGCTCTACCTGCCTCTGATGCGCGGCGCCGTGTCGAATCTGGATCTGGGGCCCGTGGCCGCGCTGACCGGCCCGATTCGCCGGGGCGACCTCGGCACCATCCGGGCCCATCTCGCCGCGCTGCCGCCGGCCGACCGGCAGCTGTACCGCGGCCTGGGCGTGGCCGCCCTCCGACTCGCGCGGCAGGCAGGGCTGGACGCGGCGTCGGCTCGGAAGGTCGAGCAGATTCTCACCGATCAGGATGATCCCGAAACTTTTTCCCCTGGGCACCCCTAG
- a CDS encoding S41 family peptidase, whose protein sequence is MKQRWSVMALVAAISFVSGGWLLQRGVATGGNVYQQARLFDDVLGHVSAYYVDSIGETELYDRASRGMLEQLKDPYSVLLTGDDYKALTEQTSGNYAGLGIQIDVRDGWITVVAPLPETPAERAGIGTGDQIIEVDGKSTEGWKNDQAVKSLRGLAGTKVTLTIRRVGIAEPIKYTLTRAQIHIRSVPPGTMFDGGVGYISLNPVSETSADELQQEIVAMKSKGMKSLILDLRFNPGGLLDQGVKVADLLLDPKQEIVATRGRARGSTKEFYDEARQAWPELPIVVLVNDGTASAAEIIAGALQDHDRAVVVGTPTFGKGLVQTLFPLGDGVALKLTTARWYTPSGRTIQRIAKNEEDQAEQAAQEAGDTIPGAVPKEHSDSAIRTRPVFHTDAGRIVRGGGGIVPDLVIRPDTLTQGERDFAKAVGSHVPEYRDVLTGYALEAKQNHTVTSESFKVTPEMRQQVLARLRAKGVDISPTVFNGASALLDRQLTYEITRYVFGRPAEFKRQATDDRQMQTAMALLRKAQSPKELMSLAAASHGTAPAQN, encoded by the coding sequence ATGAAGCAGCGGTGGAGCGTGATGGCGCTGGTGGCGGCGATCTCCTTCGTGAGCGGGGGCTGGCTGCTGCAGCGTGGCGTCGCTACCGGCGGCAACGTGTATCAGCAGGCCCGGCTCTTCGACGACGTGCTGGGGCATGTCAGCGCGTACTATGTCGATTCGATCGGGGAGACCGAGCTCTACGACCGCGCCAGTCGCGGGATGCTGGAGCAGCTCAAGGACCCGTATTCGGTGCTCCTTACGGGCGACGACTACAAGGCGCTCACCGAGCAGACCTCGGGCAACTACGCCGGGCTCGGCATCCAGATCGACGTGCGCGACGGCTGGATCACGGTCGTCGCCCCCCTGCCGGAGACGCCGGCAGAACGGGCCGGCATCGGAACCGGCGATCAGATCATCGAAGTCGACGGCAAGTCGACGGAGGGCTGGAAGAACGACCAGGCGGTGAAGTCGCTCCGAGGGCTGGCCGGCACCAAGGTCACCCTGACCATCCGCCGCGTCGGCATCGCCGAGCCGATCAAGTACACCCTGACTCGTGCCCAGATCCACATCCGCTCGGTCCCGCCCGGGACGATGTTCGACGGCGGGGTGGGCTACATCTCGCTGAATCCGGTCTCGGAGACGTCCGCGGACGAGCTGCAGCAGGAAATCGTCGCGATGAAGTCCAAGGGGATGAAGTCGCTCATCCTCGACCTCCGCTTCAACCCCGGCGGGTTGCTCGACCAGGGGGTCAAGGTGGCCGACCTCCTGCTCGACCCGAAGCAGGAGATCGTGGCGACTCGCGGCCGCGCGCGCGGCTCCACCAAGGAGTTCTATGACGAGGCGCGGCAGGCGTGGCCCGAGCTCCCCATCGTGGTGCTGGTCAACGACGGAACGGCCAGCGCTGCCGAGATCATCGCCGGCGCACTGCAGGACCACGATCGGGCCGTGGTGGTTGGCACGCCGACCTTCGGCAAGGGCCTGGTGCAGACGCTCTTCCCGTTGGGCGATGGCGTGGCCCTCAAGCTGACCACCGCCCGCTGGTACACGCCGAGCGGCCGCACCATTCAGCGGATCGCCAAGAACGAAGAGGACCAGGCGGAGCAGGCGGCCCAGGAAGCCGGCGATACCATCCCCGGTGCCGTCCCCAAGGAGCACAGCGACTCGGCTATCCGCACTCGGCCGGTGTTCCACACCGACGCGGGGCGGATCGTCCGCGGCGGCGGTGGGATCGTGCCCGATCTGGTCATCCGGCCCGACACCCTCACACAGGGGGAGCGGGACTTCGCCAAGGCCGTCGGCAGCCACGTGCCGGAATACCGGGACGTGCTCACCGGTTACGCGCTCGAGGCGAAGCAGAATCACACCGTGACCTCAGAATCGTTCAAGGTGACGCCGGAGATGCGCCAGCAGGTGCTCGCGCGGCTTCGGGCCAAGGGCGTGGACATCTCCCCCACCGTGTTCAACGGCGCCAGCGCGCTCCTGGACCGGCAGCTGACCTACGAGATTACCCGCTACGTCTTCGGCCGCCCGGCGGAGTTCAAGCGTCAGGCCACCGACGACCGGCAGATGCAGACGGCCATGGCATTGTTGCGGAAGGCCCAGAGTCCCAAAGAGCTGATGAGTCTCGCCGCCGCCAGCCACGGAACGGCGCCGGCGCAGAACTAG
- the tmk gene encoding dTMP kinase: MSHPGFFVVIEGPEGSGKSTLAAPLAERMRQRGVDPILTREPGGTRAAELARQAVLDPEHPLGSLAELFFYLAARSDLVQTVILPALHAGRVVLSDRFILSTEAYQVAGRGLPAEVVRPANQAAASGLIPDLTLILDLPPAVGRARQEAAGKRLDRLDGESAEFHRRVIDYYLGVQGKGIRHLDARLPPDRLLQTAWAELAAAAPERFGGVTG; encoded by the coding sequence ATGAGCCACCCGGGCTTCTTCGTCGTCATCGAGGGGCCGGAGGGGTCGGGGAAGAGCACGCTGGCCGCACCGCTGGCGGAGCGCATGCGGCAGCGCGGGGTCGACCCGATTCTGACCCGGGAGCCCGGGGGCACCCGCGCGGCCGAGCTGGCCCGCCAGGCGGTGCTCGATCCCGAGCATCCGCTCGGATCGCTGGCCGAGCTCTTTTTCTATCTGGCGGCGCGCTCGGATCTGGTGCAGACCGTGATCCTGCCCGCGCTGCATGCAGGTCGGGTGGTACTCTCGGATCGATTCATTCTCTCGACCGAGGCCTACCAGGTGGCCGGACGCGGGCTGCCGGCGGAGGTGGTGCGGCCCGCGAACCAGGCCGCGGCCAGCGGGCTGATTCCCGATCTGACGCTCATTCTCGACCTCCCGCCGGCCGTGGGTCGTGCGCGGCAGGAAGCGGCCGGCAAGCGGCTGGACCGCCTCGACGGGGAAAGCGCCGAGTTTCATCGCCGGGTAATCGACTATTATTTGGGAGTGCAGGGCAAGGGGATTCGCCATCTGGATGCACGCCTCCCGCCGGACCGGCTCTTGCAGACGGCCTGGGCGGAGCTGGCGGCGGCAGCGCCGGAAAGGTTTGGCGGCGTAACCGGTTAG
- a CDS encoding YlbF family regulator encodes MIWDKAQELGRLIGQAAEYQALRRAEATLRDDKETVSKLDQIQTLARQVDQLVTAGQMPDQATAEAYETAVRELEMSPVGQAYVVARANFEKLMTRVNQQISEGMEKGATSSIITLG; translated from the coding sequence GTGATCTGGGACAAGGCGCAGGAGCTCGGCAGGCTGATCGGGCAAGCGGCGGAATACCAGGCACTGCGGCGGGCCGAAGCGACGCTGCGCGACGACAAGGAGACGGTGAGCAAGCTGGATCAGATTCAGACCCTCGCGCGCCAGGTCGACCAGTTGGTCACCGCCGGGCAGATGCCCGACCAGGCGACCGCCGAGGCCTACGAGACGGCCGTGCGAGAGCTGGAGATGAGCCCGGTCGGCCAGGCGTACGTGGTAGCTCGCGCCAATTTCGAGAAGCTGATGACCCGGGTGAACCAGCAGATCAGCGAGGGCATGGAGAAGGGGGCGACCAGCAGCATCATCACGCTGGGATGA